Below is a genomic region from Eupeodes corollae chromosome 1, idEupCoro1.1, whole genome shotgun sequence.
ACGTCAAAATGAGATATATTTAATTCTAATTCGAACACAcattaggaaaaaaaaatggaaaatatttgatttcGAATTTTTTTCTGGTTATTTAgattggaaaaaatcattttgtattaaaaattcagTAATATGTCAATTATTAAAAAGCTCTTAAAACAATAGTTCAATTGTTTATAGAACTGTCAAAAGTGAAAAGGTGCATACAATGATATTAAAGCTTGGTGCCTACTAAGCAACTTAGTTTCCAAAAAGTTTAAGTTGCTAATTGAGTTGCTTTTTGCTGGCAAGTAGGTAACTTCGAATATCTTTTTGGAATgctttatttgtgtattttgtaattaaaattgaagatttgCAATAAATTTCTTCCCATTTAAAGtgtcaatagaaaaaaaagtactttgttaattcaagaagaaaacaacaaattgaaaagCTTTGTTGACATCTTCATTGGCTATAGAGAACGGAATTTTCCATacgttcttttctttatttgtaaGTTGGCAAAcaatagaaatagttttgtaATTGAgggcaaaatatttaaaagttactCAAGTTGCCAGCAATGAAATGCAGATAGAAACTCTCAGCAACTGTTAACTACTTTAGGTTGCAGGAAACTTAACAGCAAGTCGATAAATTCcattttaagttgtttattgCATAGAAAGTGTGAAGGTATTTCCAAACCTTGCCATGTAATCgattaattaaaataagaagtaagtattttaagttcttttttttaataaataattaaataaaaaaaatgtctttctgTTTTTCTCAAGTCATTATGATGTTTAAGGGCGTTTGAACTTGGCTGTATGATTTCCGTTTACTTATACAGTTGAAAGAAAAGTGAAGAAAAAGTCATGATTACatgtaaaacaaatattttttgaggtaAAAATAAGAACAGTAGTTTGTGTGGTGCCCAATATAAACAActttaggggccagttatagttttcatatttttgacatATCACTTACAGCTCTCATTTATGGTTAGCTTACATGCAActtcatttgatatttgaaaaaaattaatgtttatgatATACAGAGGAAAGAACTGAATGCAGAAGATATTTACTTCTGGATTATATGAATTTTCAtgcgtttttgaaattttaaataaaagtgcaGATCCATGTAAATCCACCATTTAAACCTTTCTGTCTTTGACACAAAATTTAGTGACAGAAAAatctttgtacatttttttttttgacatattgaTTTTAGCTTTTAACTGGACACTTGAAGTGTCAATTAATAAATTCCTCGAATTTGTTACAATCATTTAGGGACAACTATTGTTAGAAATTGTTGATCAGTCAAACTACCAATGTCAAAAATTACGcaattatttctataattttgtaAAGCAAAATTAATGACAAAGGAAAAGGTTCCATTTAAGGTTGCTTGAGAAATGTCAAGTAAATTGAATATAATTCATAAATAATGTATTTCTTAAAACatgagtttaatatttaagttttttcttttaatgaagggatgaaaataaaataaaaataaaataaaagaaccaaagaaaaatgattgtttATTGTGTATAATGAAACTTCATCTTCAATGTTTGTAATCAAACTTCAAATAGAACGTGGTCAACTTTCGGCGTTGTTATTGACCCTGTTCTAAAAGTCAAGGCAActcttttttgttcttgtattcagcaaataaattcaaaaaattccagtattcttttttattagcaaaaattaagaatttgtatGGCATGTAGAATCAAATTGTCACGAAAGATTGTTAATTCAGCATTCGAAACTAAAAAATCAGTTCGAAATTGTTGTACTCGTGTACGAACAGTTTAAAATTGTTGCAGTGTAAGTATCCCATTAAAAGtgtaaattttctcaaattgtgaacgtatttaaattgattgcatCGGATACCATCGCATCGAATTTCACCTTAACGAAAGCAGTGCTCGCAGATAATCAACCAACAGTTTGATTGGTGTTAAAAGGTGAATATTATAAGTGCATTCTGTCAAATTTTTGACATATCCAATTGTTTTCGCTTGGACGTATACCTATTCATTTTGTTAGATTTTGATTTGGAGAGTCCTTTGCCGGTTTAAAGTGTTTTCTatcagaatttataaaaaattaaacttcaatcATGGAAAACATTGACGGAGAAGATCCCAAGGAATATCGCTGGGAAACTGGATACGAGAAAACATGGTAAGACACAATGTTCAATCTCAAAACAACACGGCTAATATGGTGTTTTGTTTGTCAGGGAAGCAATCAAAGAAGACGACGATGGTCTTCTGGATGGTGTCATTGCCGACATCATCCAAAAAGCCAAACGCAAACGCCAAGCTGAAAAAACCATCAAGAATCGCTTAGGAATGATGAGACACTTGTATCTGGTGTTAGATTGTTCCGAAGCTATGACAATGCCAGATCTAAAACCAACAAGATTCTTATGTACATTGAAGGTTGTAGAAACTTGCAATTAGCTCTGAGGGAAACCTCTTAAAGCCCTTCTTCCTTATAGCTCCTAGAAATTTTCATAGAAGAATTCTTCGACCAGAATCCAATTAGTCAAATGGGAATCATTACCTTGAAGAGCAAACGAGCTGAGAAGATAACAGACCTTACTGGAACCGCTCAGTGCCATATGGAAGCTATCAAAGGGTATAGCAATAATCAATCAAAAtgaattctacataattttctttcatttcagtCTCACTAAACTTACCCTCGTTGGAGAACCCTCGCTCCAGAATGGCCTCGATCTAGCTATGAAAACGCTCAAAGTCGTGCCTTCTCATGCAAGTCGAGAGATCCTCGTGATAATGGGCAGTCTGACGACTTGTGATCCCGTTGACATCAATCAAACTATCGAAGCACTCAAAAGCGAAAGCATTCGCTGTTCGGTTATAAGTTTGTCAGCCGAAATTCATGCATGTCGCAGGCTGACGATGGAGACAAATGGCACCTTCGGAGCTGTTCTCGATGATTGTCATTTTAAAGATCAGCTTCTGGCCCACGTCGATCCTCCGACTGCTGCCCAGCTGCAGGAGAACTCCCTCATCAAAATGGGCTTCCCTCACACCAAAGTCGATGAGGGCAAGGACCCAGCGTTGACAATGTGCATGTGTCACGTTGACAACTCCGATGAGCCTAGCAAACTTACCTCAGGCGGTTATCACTGTCCGCAGTGTTACAGTAAATATTGCGAACTTCCCGTTGAATGCCTCATATGCGGGTTAACTTTGGTCTCGGCACCTCACTTAGCTCGTTCCTATCATCACTTGTTTCCGGTGATGCATTTCACTGAGATGGAATTctcgaatcaagctcaacaatgCTTCGCTTGTCAAAAGGTCTTCTCCACGTCGAATGAGAAGTCCATCTACCACTGTGGGACATGTTCACAGTACTATTGCTCTGATTGTGATGTTTTCATCCACGACACGATGCATACGTGTCCTGGGTGTAATACGATACCGGGAATTGCGGAGATGGTCGCTGCTAGAAAACCTATAGCGccaaaattttagatttatgaacaaatag
It encodes:
- the LOC129939969 gene encoding general transcription factor IIH subunit 2, which codes for MENIDGEDPKEYRWETGYEKTWEAIKEDDDGLLDGVIADIIQKAKRKRQAEKTIKNRLGMMRHLYLVLDCSEAMTMPDLKPTRFLCTLKLLEIFIEEFFDQNPISQMGIITLKSKRAEKITDLTGTAQCHMEAIKGLTKLTLVGEPSLQNGLDLAMKTLKVVPSHASREILVIMGSLTTCDPVDINQTIEALKSESIRCSVISLSAEIHACRRLTMETNGTFGAVLDDCHFKDQLLAHVDPPTAAQLQENSLIKMGFPHTKVDEGKDPALTMCMCHVDNSDEPSKLTSGGYHCPQCYSKYCELPVECLICGLTLVSAPHLARSYHHLFPVMHFTEMEFSNQAQQCFACQKVFSTSNEKSIYHCGTCSQYYCSDCDVFIHDTMHTCPGCNTIPGIAEMVAARKPIAPKF